CGCACCCTGGCACTCGGGACATTCGAGTTTCGCAGCCATTCCGCGCTCATCATAACCACCGGGGCCACGACGCGTCCGGCCAGGAGCCGGCCCATGCTAGCTTCACAGTTCTGTCAGGTGGGCTAATTCAGAGGTGGGAGGGCCTGGTGAGGAAGCCGGCGGGGCCGGGACGTAGGGAGTGGGTCAACCGCTCCAGTCCGACTTCCTTCGAGCCAGTGCGGGGTGCACCCGACAATCATCATGACCACCCTGTTGCGCGGGGCAGCCACGGGGCTATACCGCGCGCCGCAGGTGGCACCGCATCGGGGGGGTGGCGCAGGCCCGCGAGCCGCCCCCGCAGTGGCCTCGAGTCGCGCCCGGAGAACCATGGCTGGCAATTCCCAGGCACCCTTCCAGATCCTGCTCGTCGAGGATGAACCGGTCATCCGGGAGCTGGTGCGCTCCATGTTGAGCGACGGCTCCGTGGACGTGGTGTGCGCGGCCAACGGCCTGGAGGGGCTGAAGCTGGCACGCAGCGGGACGTTCCACCTCATCCTCATGGACGTCGTCCTGCCGCAGCTCGACGGCATCTCCGTCTGCCGCATCCTCAAGAGCGACCCGGCCACCGCGGACGTCCCGCTCTACATGCTCACCGCGAAGGCGAAGCGCTCCGACATGGAGAGCGCCACGCTGGCGGGGGCGGACGGCTACATCCACAAGCCCTTCCGCGGCGCGGAGCTGATGGCGCTGGTGGAGCGCCTGCGCGCGGGACAGACGCGGCCCGAGTCCGCCTGAGGA
The window above is part of the Pyxidicoccus xibeiensis genome. Proteins encoded here:
- a CDS encoding response regulator, with amino-acid sequence MAGNSQAPFQILLVEDEPVIRELVRSMLSDGSVDVVCAANGLEGLKLARSGTFHLILMDVVLPQLDGISVCRILKSDPATADVPLYMLTAKAKRSDMESATLAGADGYIHKPFRGAELMALVERLRAGQTRPESA